The Aerosakkonema funiforme FACHB-1375 genome contains a region encoding:
- a CDS encoding ParB/RepB/Spo0J family partition protein: protein KDGQIAPIIVIAQSDRYLLWDGQRRWSAAKLLGWTTLRAVKALMPEDLHRKALLTFIHHEDLNSLDKAEAIIKELTTSTGMGEEEIPTILSTVLRRLERSGEANQLTSLVTATTEAQVQGVKSLGVSENEEKILLALLDLALNPASVRANLMPMLSLPKDLKTAIRERGLKGAHALALTVISAKSLKTSERQATKERIEATNRVIEQDLTVPKTRELVAKIKAKYVLPEVSESKEVTAVVKGIEKLSSSVIGSTSPEQLAQLRQVLQQKLLEIDEMLNQ, encoded by the coding sequence AAAGACGGGCAAATTGCACCAATAATTGTGATAGCACAAAGCGATCGCTATTTGTTATGGGATGGACAACGGCGCTGGTCAGCTGCCAAACTGCTGGGATGGACAACGTTGCGTGCTGTGAAGGCATTGATGCCAGAAGACTTGCATCGCAAAGCGCTGTTAACGTTTATCCACCACGAAGACCTCAATTCCTTAGATAAAGCAGAGGCTATTATCAAAGAACTAACTACCTCAACTGGCATGGGAGAGGAAGAAATTCCAACTATATTATCTACGGTGTTGCGACGGTTGGAACGTTCTGGCGAGGCTAACCAACTAACATCGCTGGTGACTGCTACCACAGAAGCACAGGTACAAGGTGTAAAATCTTTGGGAGTTAGTGAAAACGAAGAAAAAATACTTTTAGCACTATTGGATTTGGCATTAAATCCAGCATCGGTAAGAGCTAATTTAATGCCAATGTTATCTTTACCAAAGGATTTAAAAACAGCAATTCGAGAGCGGGGATTAAAAGGAGCGCACGCTTTAGCTTTAACGGTTATATCTGCTAAAAGTTTAAAGACATCAGAACGTCAGGCTACCAAAGAAAGAATTGAAGCAACTAATCGAGTCATCGAACAAGATTTGACGGTGCCGAAGACTCGCGAATTGGTGGCAAAGATTAAAGCTAAGTATGTTTTGCCAGAGGTTTCTGAATCGAAAGAAGTAACGGCTGTAGTAAAGGGAATTGAAAAATTGTCTTCATCGGTGATAGGTTCAACGAGTCCCGAACAATTGGCACAGTTGCGACAAGTTTTACAGCAAAAGCTGTTAGAGATTGATGAAATGTTGAATCAGTAG